The proteins below come from a single Deinococcus aestuarii genomic window:
- a CDS encoding Mov34/MPN/PAD-1 family protein yields the protein MTAPRDVLHIIHEALLSRTRDFLYERGLHGCEGMALWIGEPDGEDSDRVRLTRLLVPEQICTKTEFGVAVDMTERAHLTLLDHVAPHERLYVRVHSHPGRAYHSERDDENLVLTHHGALSVVVPDFARRPLQLEDCAIYRLHRGRGWLPLAPNELARIFEVIP from the coding sequence ATGACCGCACCCCGAGACGTACTGCACATCATCCACGAGGCGCTCCTGAGCCGTACGCGCGACTTCCTGTACGAACGAGGCCTGCACGGCTGCGAGGGCATGGCCCTCTGGATCGGCGAACCGGACGGCGAAGACAGCGACCGCGTGAGACTCACGCGCCTCCTCGTGCCGGAGCAGATTTGCACCAAAACCGAGTTCGGCGTGGCGGTCGACATGACCGAACGGGCGCACCTCACTCTCCTCGACCACGTCGCGCCGCACGAGCGGTTGTATGTCCGCGTGCACTCCCATCCCGGCCGCGCCTACCATAGCGAGCGCGACGACGAGAACCTCGTCCTCACCCACCACGGCGCCCTGTCCGTCGTTGTGCCCGACTTCGCCCGGCGCCCCCTGCAGCTCGAGGACTGCGCCATCTACCGCCTCCACCGTGGCCGCGGCTGGCTCCCCCTCGCGCCGAACGAGCTCGCGCGCATTTTCGAGGTGATCCCGTGA
- a CDS encoding ubiquitin family protein gives MTQTNPDRVYIFTVDGREIETSRPDLTPVQVREMAAVPAAHALILRGTTHDDDRRLTDTDRVPLTPGAVEHFLTRAPGALEDTVRYRVQIDGQLYDRFERTVTGAGLKRIAALAPDVQLHREPSHLPVGDADVVDLGGAGTERFTSRAAPALLISVCAPNGAPETFLYDPNDTVAALLTRAVAKFAAAGQLNPQEVFNLVFDGRALDGASTLTAAGVQAGAVLSLRSARVPGDG, from the coding sequence ATGACCCAGACCAACCCTGATCGCGTGTACATCTTCACCGTCGACGGCCGCGAGATCGAAACCAGCCGCCCCGACCTCACCCCGGTCCAGGTTCGCGAGATGGCAGCCGTGCCCGCCGCCCACGCCCTCATCCTGCGGGGCACCACCCACGACGACGACCGCCGCCTCACCGACACCGACCGAGTCCCCCTCACCCCGGGTGCCGTCGAACACTTCCTCACCCGCGCGCCCGGCGCCCTCGAGGACACCGTCCGCTACCGTGTCCAGATCGACGGCCAGCTCTACGACCGCTTCGAACGCACGGTCACCGGCGCGGGGCTCAAGCGCATCGCCGCCCTGGCACCCGACGTCCAGCTCCACCGTGAACCCAGCCACCTCCCCGTGGGCGACGCCGATGTGGTTGACCTGGGTGGCGCCGGCACCGAGCGCTTCACCAGCCGGGCGGCGCCCGCGCTCCTCATCTCCGTCTGCGCCCCGAACGGCGCCCCCGAGACTTTCCTCTACGATCCCAACGACACCGTCGCCGCCCTCCTGACGCGGGCCGTCGCGAAGTTCGCGGCCGCCGGCCAGCTCAACCCCCAAGAAGTCTTCAACCTCGTGTTCGATGGGCGCGCCCTCGACGGAGCCTCCACCCTCACCGCCGCGGGCGTGCAGGCGGGCGCCGTCCTCTCCCTGCGCTCTGCCCGCGTCCCTGGGGACGGCTGA